The following coding sequences are from one Lipingzhangella halophila window:
- a CDS encoding DUF4326 domain-containing protein, with product MTTSNRDLSAAARERARHHPGGSLHRRSLLVTAVSLHETNTVEAARNIIANHEPLPDDVRTRALNLLNQLDPAPPTPSERSSPDMPIRHQRPPTNERKGWRKPKGSVLVTRPYTWGNPHPFDEPCPVPACHNAVHTRYEAVDLFEADLLAGTLTTRHGTRWRKPVGLTQARIALAGRDVVCACPLDERCHGDVILKWANPTT from the coding sequence ATGACTACCTCGAACAGGGACCTGTCCGCGGCAGCTCGGGAACGCGCCCGCCACCACCCCGGCGGCTCCCTCCACCGCCGCTCCCTACTCGTCACCGCGGTCTCCCTCCACGAGACCAACACCGTGGAGGCCGCCCGGAACATCATCGCCAACCACGAACCCCTCCCCGACGACGTCCGCACCCGAGCCCTGAACCTCCTCAACCAGCTCGACCCCGCACCGCCCACGCCCTCGGAGAGGAGCAGCCCGGACATGCCGATCCGCCACCAGCGCCCGCCCACTAATGAACGCAAAGGGTGGCGCAAGCCGAAGGGTTCCGTGCTCGTCACACGCCCCTACACGTGGGGCAACCCCCACCCGTTCGATGAACCGTGCCCTGTGCCCGCCTGCCACAACGCCGTACACACCCGCTACGAGGCCGTGGACCTCTTCGAGGCGGACCTGCTCGCCGGGACCCTTACCACCCGCCACGGAACACGGTGGCGCAAGCCCGTCGGCCTCACCCAGGCCCGCATCGCCCTGGCCGGCCGCGACGTCGTGTGCGCCTGCCCCCTCGACGAACGGTGCCACGGCGACGTGATCCTCAAGTGGGCCAACCCGACCACATAG
- a CDS encoding FtsK/SpoIIIE domain-containing protein — protein sequence MSEPNEVVIGGNVVRFPRPAGHEKQDTSEMSEQGPAVEQEQATPEPDSPAAEVEGPIVEAELVEEAPGQRPVDTPAVRADEGTWMERRRAMLAEAPPVVPSYLRHRDEFTELSTFAVHYYAHACAFHATRAPIYLLRLMGRSPRGTHRLLSRWARWISDVEARPVETKAAASGDIQAWLTLSREHSRRVRPRRVTSAVVAVPTAAVVVVAALTLPPWAIATGTAAVLALLGLAGKVEDHPIITRYVSVQLQRPLDSEEVTSALEAIGIKGKPDFVNPIQVDGPGWKAELDLPRGTKAETIMEKRDELAGAMRRPVSTVWPATAPDAHPGRLELWVAKRDPAKEPRRIWPLMHQGQADVFAPIPLGWDPRGNQVDITLMYSNLLVGGIPGSGKTSAALAVALGVALDPTAKLWVYELKGSGDLGSVRPVCHRYVSGDDDEDVEATVQGLRSAVAEQRRRKKFIQGLPVAEVPDGRRTSRELAEKYPEQDLDPMVVIVDEAQELFTHEEYGKEAEELCTRLIKKARAYGIILVLLTQDPDAKSLPPSVSRNAGTRFCLAVMDWRANNNVLGTGAYARGLRANTISAKEVGTGILAKQRDWSTVRSAFILQTEAETIGKRALALRIAAGTLSGEAAGEEVVHEDASTIVDHLRAVWPEGTKTVHSHRLVEALAAYRGDLYGTWLDTDRPLEEMSPEERERVKVARSTMLTNALKPHKVATHQFTIRECCGGAKGVKFADLPEPHGGAEEIE from the coding sequence ATGTCAGAGCCGAACGAAGTCGTCATCGGTGGGAACGTCGTCCGGTTCCCCCGCCCGGCCGGGCACGAGAAGCAGGACACGTCCGAGATGTCCGAGCAGGGCCCGGCCGTCGAGCAGGAGCAGGCCACCCCGGAACCGGACAGCCCGGCGGCCGAGGTTGAGGGGCCCATCGTCGAGGCCGAACTCGTCGAGGAAGCCCCGGGACAACGCCCGGTAGACACGCCCGCGGTACGCGCCGACGAGGGAACCTGGATGGAACGGCGCCGCGCCATGCTGGCCGAGGCGCCCCCGGTGGTGCCGTCCTATCTGCGTCACCGCGACGAGTTCACCGAATTGTCGACGTTCGCGGTCCACTACTACGCCCACGCCTGCGCGTTCCACGCCACCCGGGCGCCGATCTACCTGCTCCGGCTCATGGGACGCAGCCCGCGCGGCACACACCGCCTACTGTCCCGATGGGCCCGGTGGATCTCCGACGTCGAGGCCCGCCCCGTCGAGACCAAGGCCGCGGCCAGCGGGGACATCCAGGCGTGGCTCACCCTGTCCCGGGAGCACTCCCGGCGGGTGCGGCCCCGCCGGGTCACTTCGGCCGTAGTAGCGGTTCCCACTGCGGCCGTGGTGGTCGTGGCCGCGTTGACACTGCCGCCGTGGGCGATCGCCACCGGGACGGCCGCGGTCCTGGCGCTGCTCGGTCTGGCCGGCAAGGTTGAGGACCATCCGATCATCACCCGCTATGTGTCCGTCCAGCTCCAACGTCCTCTGGATTCTGAGGAGGTCACGAGCGCGTTGGAGGCGATCGGGATCAAGGGCAAGCCGGACTTCGTGAACCCGATCCAGGTGGACGGGCCCGGTTGGAAGGCCGAACTCGACCTGCCGCGTGGCACCAAAGCCGAGACCATCATGGAGAAGCGCGACGAGCTGGCCGGGGCGATGCGGCGCCCGGTGTCCACTGTGTGGCCGGCCACCGCCCCCGATGCCCACCCTGGGCGGCTGGAGCTGTGGGTGGCCAAGCGTGACCCGGCGAAGGAGCCGCGCCGTATCTGGCCGCTGATGCACCAGGGGCAGGCTGACGTGTTCGCGCCGATCCCGCTGGGGTGGGATCCGCGGGGCAACCAGGTCGACATCACCCTGATGTACAGCAATCTGCTGGTGGGGGGCATCCCCGGGTCGGGGAAGACCAGTGCGGCCCTGGCGGTGGCTCTGGGTGTGGCGTTGGATCCCACCGCGAAGCTGTGGGTCTACGAACTCAAAGGCAGCGGTGACTTGGGGTCGGTGCGGCCGGTGTGCCACCGCTACGTGTCCGGTGACGACGACGAGGACGTTGAGGCCACCGTGCAGGGGCTGCGTTCGGCTGTGGCCGAGCAGCGGCGCCGTAAGAAGTTCATCCAGGGGTTGCCGGTGGCCGAGGTGCCCGACGGGCGGCGGACGTCGCGTGAGCTGGCCGAGAAGTACCCGGAACAGGACCTCGACCCCATGGTGGTCATTGTCGACGAGGCCCAGGAGCTGTTCACCCACGAGGAGTACGGCAAAGAGGCCGAGGAGCTGTGCACTCGGCTGATCAAGAAGGCCCGCGCCTACGGGATCATCCTGGTGTTGCTCACCCAGGACCCGGACGCGAAGAGCCTGCCGCCCTCGGTGTCGCGCAACGCGGGCACCCGGTTCTGTCTGGCGGTGATGGACTGGCGGGCCAACAACAACGTCCTGGGCACCGGGGCCTACGCCCGCGGGTTGCGGGCGAACACCATCTCCGCGAAGGAGGTCGGTACCGGGATCCTCGCCAAGCAGCGGGACTGGTCCACGGTGCGCTCAGCGTTCATCCTGCAGACCGAAGCCGAGACGATCGGCAAGCGCGCCCTGGCGCTGCGCATCGCCGCCGGCACACTGTCCGGTGAGGCGGCCGGCGAGGAAGTCGTACACGAGGACGCGTCCACGATCGTGGATCACCTGCGCGCGGTGTGGCCTGAGGGGACGAAGACGGTGCACTCACACCGGCTCGTCGAGGCCCTGGCCGCCTACCGCGGCGACCTGTACGGGACGTGGTTGGACACCGACCGGCCGCTAGAGGAGATGAGCCCGGAGGAGAGGGAGCGGGTCAAGGTCGCCCGGTCCACGATGCTCACGAACGCGCTCAAGCCGCACAAGGTGGCCACGCACCAGTTCACCATCCGGGAGTGCTGCGGCGGCGCGAAGGGGGTCAAGTTCGCCGATCTTCCCGAGCCTCACGGCGGCGCTGAGGAGATCGAGTAG
- a CDS encoding helix-turn-helix domain-containing protein, with the protein MPEPTYDDTIGTRVSRARKRRALTQHGLAERARYSRSHVAQVEAGHKVATPSFIATVASVLAVDPTELTGQPYRGETASDDQVHATIPEVRRALETVDIPGELEAPPRELDTLAEEVERLRRLSKAARHVQVGARLPAVLDELAVHAADSGTPRAWTLLNAAEALAAALARRLGYNDLAAGAIRSAGESARRSDDPNLPRLAQLSRALLLLTFGAWPQGLRLVQRAGEGMDTDTDAGRAVAGALRLRAAILSARADEPSAAWEHYAQAVEVARHMPKQAPDFYALQFNRANVALHGAAVAVELRDFDQAVKRDRTIDTTMTGLPPERRAHHEIDMARVYNETGDHDTALRRLLEAERVAPQMTRYHPSARVVIGHLVDVRRTIPEPLRGIQSRMRIA; encoded by the coding sequence ATGCCCGAGCCTACCTATGACGACACCATCGGAACACGAGTCTCCCGAGCCCGTAAGCGCCGCGCCCTCACACAGCACGGCCTTGCCGAACGCGCCCGGTACTCCCGCTCGCACGTGGCGCAGGTTGAGGCCGGACATAAGGTAGCCACCCCCTCGTTCATCGCCACCGTAGCCTCGGTGCTCGCCGTCGATCCCACCGAATTGACGGGACAGCCCTACCGGGGCGAGACCGCCTCTGATGACCAGGTACACGCCACAATCCCCGAAGTCCGGCGTGCACTGGAAACCGTGGACATCCCCGGGGAGCTGGAAGCGCCACCCCGCGAGCTGGACACGCTCGCCGAAGAGGTGGAGCGGCTACGCAGGCTCTCCAAAGCGGCCCGGCATGTCCAGGTCGGCGCCCGACTTCCGGCTGTGCTTGACGAGCTTGCCGTGCACGCCGCTGATTCCGGTACGCCGCGCGCTTGGACCCTGTTGAACGCGGCCGAGGCGTTGGCCGCGGCCCTGGCGCGCCGGTTGGGGTACAACGACTTGGCAGCGGGCGCTATCCGGTCCGCTGGCGAGTCGGCGCGTCGTTCCGACGATCCGAACCTGCCCCGGTTGGCTCAGCTCTCCCGTGCGCTGCTGCTGCTGACGTTCGGCGCCTGGCCCCAAGGGTTGCGGCTCGTTCAGCGCGCTGGTGAGGGGATGGACACCGACACCGATGCTGGACGCGCGGTTGCGGGTGCGCTTCGCCTTCGTGCCGCGATTCTGTCCGCGCGCGCTGACGAGCCCTCGGCAGCCTGGGAGCACTACGCGCAAGCTGTGGAGGTGGCTCGCCACATGCCTAAGCAGGCGCCCGACTTCTACGCGCTGCAGTTCAACCGGGCCAACGTTGCCTTGCACGGCGCGGCCGTGGCGGTGGAGCTGCGCGACTTCGATCAGGCGGTAAAGCGTGATCGGACCATTGACACCACGATGACCGGGCTACCCCCCGAGCGTCGGGCCCATCATGAGATCGACATGGCGCGGGTGTACAACGAGACCGGCGACCATGACACAGCGCTGAGGCGACTGCTGGAAGCCGAGCGTGTGGCGCCACAAATGACCCGATATCACCCCTCAGCACGGGTCGTCATTGGCCACCTGGTGGACGTGCGACGCACGATCCCCGAGCCGTTGCGAGGAATCCAGTCGCGTATGCGGATTGCCTGA
- a CDS encoding competence protein CoiA, whose translation MLIAANTAGARTLATRDLQNGPYTCPQCSTDVVLKRGRKVTAHFAHTPGSACQAAGESTRHLLAKQVLAEEFTRLGYQAHIEVVHHAAGRRVDVVAARTDEHGRQRRVAVEIQDSAIQVDTAKKRVVLDRRLGYDATVWLFTTYRAAALFHAKPDAEVRVPNEMLWADHRYGHGVHLIDPDGRAVWRAELSEVYREGESREWYDEDGDPTGVDYPGYVPKTIRTVQLHQAGFRLTSAPGLFGDAWSIVFAAEPEGSTS comes from the coding sequence TTGCTGATCGCTGCCAACACCGCAGGCGCGCGCACGCTCGCAACGCGCGACCTCCAAAACGGTCCTTACACCTGCCCCCAATGCAGCACCGACGTCGTCCTCAAACGCGGACGCAAAGTCACCGCGCACTTCGCCCACACCCCCGGCTCCGCCTGCCAAGCCGCCGGAGAAAGCACCCGTCACCTCCTCGCCAAACAGGTCCTCGCCGAAGAGTTCACCCGGCTCGGCTACCAGGCACACATCGAGGTCGTACACCACGCGGCCGGCCGCCGCGTCGATGTCGTTGCCGCCCGCACCGACGAGCACGGGCGGCAACGCCGCGTAGCGGTAGAGATCCAGGACTCCGCGATCCAGGTCGACACCGCCAAGAAACGCGTCGTGCTCGACCGCCGGTTGGGATACGACGCCACCGTGTGGCTGTTCACCACCTACCGCGCCGCCGCACTGTTCCACGCCAAACCTGATGCCGAGGTGCGCGTCCCCAACGAGATGCTGTGGGCCGACCACCGGTACGGCCACGGGGTGCACCTCATCGACCCCGATGGCCGCGCCGTCTGGCGAGCGGAACTGTCCGAGGTGTACCGCGAGGGTGAGTCCCGCGAGTGGTACGACGAGGACGGCGACCCCACCGGGGTCGACTATCCCGGCTACGTCCCGAAGACGATTCGGACAGTGCAACTTCACCAGGCGGGATTCCGCCTCACCAGCGCGCCCGGCCTGTTTGGCGACGCCTGGTCGATCGTGTTCGCTGCTGAGCCGGAAGGGTCCACCTCATGA
- a CDS encoding tape measure protein: protein MAVLEELTVKIDADLRDFTRQMKRATRDVDKMLRGLESTSRRAGRSAGDGFTSGFGTTTQRGMGRAITGAEKKLRGSRDRFATVGRVSGQSFTSGFERSTVQAMGETGRRAGDRFSRGVNAGTAAAATGFSRVQNQAGQTEGAVAGVGTSFRDMATVATGALAAIGIGRFAAAVGGLTTSIQDTTAALSGMYGDARLAERTVNDINDAFRTATIGTEVFHDAALELGYLGVQGDDTVEILENINTSIGHLSNGPGRVNSITSALAKAQGQGNAFNGELNMISEAGFPILEELAAHLDTTTGEIKTMASEGQISYEDLLAVLGDPTEEAFGRAQRAAEETEKTFTGEFNAAKNNVTLAAAEMVSPFLDDLAPAVGKVGERAVEVFSEDIPRIVSNAKDTLESTGADEVFTDISSAMWSITNNATPALEGAIEGSVEVWSTLGGELGPVADSLEGIGDWMGDNESTVEDFGANLAVLTAGFYALRTAIRLSSKAMRASPWGWAIVGISTLTTYLQDGEDGVKSFKEVWDDLVDGLGGGFLESFNINDQLFGEGADYEDRRKAIKDIVDSLVEGIAAPFEWLGRKTSEIMGGIVQGIADGFQWLYDTLVGESIVPEMVDEILGEFDRLGLSGVLRFMNMFAYPIVRASEWLYNTLVGESIFPDLRRDILAEFMSLGMGAIAPWDNIKNWVSERAIQLRNAVVGTISDLATGVKNGFRDAVEGAQQWWSRLPAVAREPVAHVVNGVYNEGIVPVWNFVAGKVTGLSTLDEHAFQTGGMVDLRGGAALDGYSATDDTLAMVRSGEGVLVPRAVDALGGQSFIDAANSGDGRGAARIAGMEGFDKGGIISRAKSFLAKGKNHFTDGVMEAANSTFDPILDGVRNRFGAGDGFSGAGYHMSKEWIGRIKDVIREHKSTLEGGDGMAVVKEARKNLGMPDAPNKFSRRFMGGRYPWCGAFVGGNFQDANAFDALDKVANVKAVRSYRSLSKVSLGNAKPGDLPLYRGDDGHINILEDPETGTTLGGNESRTSGRSHGYARQASSIRRPEFAAGGMVDARQVRQAGGLGELARIAHQDQKESPNPHSDITEMRDVFAEPKTFDSGGYLDPGWTLAYNGTGEREPVNAEPIRIVIDLEGGDAELRRRVRKITRIEGGGNVQVAFGKEGR from the coding sequence GTGGCTGTTCTCGAAGAACTCACCGTAAAGATCGACGCTGACCTGCGCGATTTCACCCGGCAGATGAAGCGCGCTACCCGCGATGTCGACAAGATGCTGCGCGGGCTGGAGAGCACCTCCCGCCGAGCGGGCCGATCCGCGGGGGATGGGTTCACCTCCGGGTTCGGTACCACGACGCAGCGCGGTATGGGGCGCGCCATCACCGGCGCCGAGAAGAAACTCCGCGGCAGCCGGGACCGGTTCGCCACCGTCGGGCGTGTCTCTGGGCAGAGTTTCACCTCGGGGTTCGAGCGCTCCACCGTGCAGGCGATGGGTGAGACCGGGCGCCGAGCCGGGGACCGGTTCTCCCGCGGGGTCAACGCGGGCACCGCTGCCGCCGCCACCGGGTTCTCCCGCGTGCAGAACCAAGCCGGACAGACCGAGGGAGCCGTGGCCGGCGTGGGCACCTCATTCCGGGACATGGCCACCGTCGCCACCGGGGCGCTTGCGGCGATCGGAATCGGCCGGTTCGCCGCGGCCGTGGGTGGGCTGACCACCAGCATCCAGGACACCACCGCCGCCCTGTCGGGCATGTACGGCGACGCCCGTCTAGCCGAACGCACCGTCAACGACATCAACGATGCGTTTCGCACCGCCACCATCGGCACCGAAGTGTTCCACGACGCCGCCCTTGAGCTGGGCTATCTCGGGGTGCAGGGCGACGACACCGTCGAGATCCTGGAGAACATCAACACCAGCATCGGGCATTTGAGTAACGGTCCCGGTCGGGTGAACTCGATCACCTCGGCGTTGGCGAAGGCGCAGGGGCAGGGCAACGCGTTCAACGGCGAACTGAACATGATCTCCGAGGCCGGGTTCCCCATTCTGGAGGAGCTGGCCGCGCACCTGGACACCACCACCGGCGAGATCAAAACGATGGCCTCTGAGGGCCAGATCTCCTACGAAGACCTACTCGCGGTGCTGGGCGATCCCACCGAGGAGGCGTTCGGCCGCGCCCAACGGGCCGCGGAGGAGACGGAGAAGACCTTCACGGGCGAGTTCAACGCTGCCAAGAACAACGTGACCCTGGCCGCGGCGGAGATGGTGTCCCCGTTCCTCGACGACCTCGCCCCCGCCGTAGGCAAGGTGGGTGAGCGCGCGGTGGAGGTGTTCTCTGAGGACATCCCCCGCATCGTGTCCAACGCGAAGGACACCCTGGAGTCCACCGGGGCTGACGAGGTGTTCACGGACATTTCCTCGGCCATGTGGAGTATCACCAACAACGCCACCCCCGCCCTCGAAGGCGCCATTGAGGGGTCCGTGGAGGTGTGGTCGACGCTCGGCGGGGAGCTGGGCCCGGTGGCCGATTCTCTTGAGGGCATCGGCGACTGGATGGGCGACAACGAGTCCACCGTGGAGGACTTCGGGGCCAACCTCGCTGTGCTCACCGCGGGGTTCTACGCGCTGCGCACCGCCATCCGGCTGTCCTCGAAAGCAATGCGGGCCAGCCCCTGGGGATGGGCCATCGTCGGCATATCCACGTTGACGACCTACCTGCAAGATGGCGAAGACGGCGTCAAATCGTTCAAAGAAGTCTGGGACGACCTCGTAGACGGGTTGGGCGGAGGGTTCCTGGAATCCTTCAACATCAACGATCAACTGTTCGGTGAGGGCGCAGACTACGAGGACCGTCGGAAGGCCATCAAGGACATTGTGGATTCCTTGGTGGAGGGTATCGCCGCGCCATTCGAATGGCTTGGCCGGAAAACCTCCGAGATCATGGGCGGAATCGTTCAGGGCATCGCCGACGGGTTCCAGTGGCTCTACGACACCCTGGTCGGTGAGTCCATCGTTCCGGAGATGGTGGACGAGATTCTTGGCGAGTTCGACCGGCTCGGGTTGAGCGGTGTCCTGCGGTTCATGAACATGTTTGCCTACCCCATCGTCCGGGCTTCCGAGTGGCTGTATAACACCCTGGTGGGGGAGTCGATCTTCCCGGATTTGCGTCGTGACATCCTCGCGGAGTTCATGTCGCTGGGAATGGGAGCCATCGCCCCGTGGGACAACATCAAGAACTGGGTGTCGGAGCGCGCCATCCAGTTGAGGAATGCAGTTGTCGGCACGATTAGCGATCTAGCTACCGGCGTCAAGAACGGTTTTCGTGACGCGGTTGAGGGCGCTCAGCAGTGGTGGAGTCGGCTGCCTGCGGTTGCTCGTGAACCCGTCGCCCATGTTGTTAACGGTGTTTACAACGAGGGTATTGTTCCGGTCTGGAATTTCGTCGCGGGCAAGGTCACCGGCCTATCAACGCTGGATGAGCACGCGTTCCAAACCGGCGGCATGGTGGACCTGCGCGGCGGCGCCGCCCTAGATGGCTACTCCGCCACTGACGACACGCTGGCCATGGTGCGCTCCGGTGAAGGGGTGCTTGTCCCGCGGGCGGTTGATGCTCTCGGTGGGCAGTCCTTCATTGATGCTGCTAACAGTGGTGATGGACGGGGGGCGGCTCGGATCGCCGGTATGGAGGGGTTCGACAAGGGCGGCATCATCTCCCGAGCGAAATCGTTCCTGGCCAAGGGCAAGAATCATTTCACCGACGGGGTGATGGAGGCCGCGAACTCCACGTTCGATCCCATCCTGGACGGGGTCCGTAACCGGTTCGGCGCCGGGGATGGGTTCTCCGGTGCGGGCTACCACATGTCCAAGGAATGGATCGGCCGCATCAAGGACGTCATCCGGGAACACAAGTCCACCTTGGAGGGTGGCGACGGGATGGCCGTCGTCAAAGAGGCCCGCAAGAACTTGGGAATGCCCGACGCACCCAATAAGTTCTCCCGGCGGTTCATGGGTGGCCGGTACCCCTGGTGCGGGGCTTTCGTCGGCGGGAACTTCCAGGACGCCAACGCCTTCGACGCGTTGGACAAGGTCGCCAACGTCAAGGCGGTGCGGTCCTACCGCAGCCTGTCCAAGGTGTCCCTGGGCAATGCGAAACCGGGCGATCTGCCCTTGTACCGGGGCGATGACGGCCACATCAACATTTTGGAAGACCCGGAGACCGGCACCACCCTCGGCGGAAATGAGTCGCGCACGTCGGGGCGGTCGCACGGCTACGCCCGACAAGCGTCCTCCATCCGCCGCCCGGAGTTCGCCGCTGGGGGGATGGTGGATGCCCGCCAGGTCCGCCAGGCCGGCGGGTTGGGGGAGCTGGCGCGTATCGCCCACCAGGACCAGAAGGAGTCCCCGAACCCGCACTCCGATATCACCGAGATGCGCGACGTGTTCGCTGAACCCAAGACGTTCGACTCCGGGGGCTATCTGGACCCAGGCTGGACCCTGGCCTACAACGGCACCGGGGAGCGGGAGCCCGTCAACGCCGAGCCAATCCGCATCGTGATCGACCTTGAGGGGGGCGACGCGGAACTGCGCCGCCGGGTCCGCAAGATCACCCGCATCGAGGGCGGCGGAAACGTCCAGGTCGCATTCGGCAAGGAAGGCCGCTAG
- a CDS encoding DUF6011 domain-containing protein → MTTAYYAVPDPNDPDQMTYWRRDHRGRIAPWPSKARYGPALYRSDVPEGLTPPEKNQWVTDWFRTHRHPWDDAVHTTITTDPDTCRARFAVFTTRCCSCGRTLTDPESKSYGIGPECRTGVPEDVLARLAVLVGQAHAQALRGEAATT, encoded by the coding sequence ATGACCACCGCCTACTACGCCGTCCCGGACCCCAACGACCCCGACCAGATGACCTACTGGCGCCGCGACCACCGCGGGCGCATCGCCCCCTGGCCCTCGAAAGCCCGCTACGGCCCCGCCCTCTACCGGTCCGACGTGCCCGAAGGGCTCACCCCACCCGAGAAGAACCAGTGGGTCACCGACTGGTTCCGCACCCACCGCCACCCGTGGGACGACGCCGTGCACACCACGATCACGACCGACCCCGACACCTGCCGGGCCAGGTTCGCCGTGTTCACCACCCGGTGCTGCTCCTGCGGACGAACACTGACCGACCCGGAATCCAAGTCCTACGGGATCGGCCCGGAGTGCCGCACCGGAGTCCCTGAGGACGTGCTCGCCCGCCTGGCCGTGCTCGTAGGCCAGGCCCACGCCCAGGCGTTACGCGGAGAAGCCGCCACCACCTGA